A stretch of Aureispira sp. CCB-E DNA encodes these proteins:
- a CDS encoding RNA polymerase sigma-70 factor produces the protein MTQENNNDLLRRLKENDKTALKEIFQEHYPVVYRAIFRIVSDQGIAEDLAQDVFMRLWEKRDRIDIQGALGAYIRRMAVNEALGYLRKNKKYTIEEVADYHSPLTISGEDTYLDNELQAEVNRAIETLPPRCKAVFMLSRFEELSYKEISQKLDISPKTVENQISKALKTLRKALKSYLSSFLIFCMWYF, from the coding sequence ATGACACAAGAGAATAATAACGACTTATTACGACGTTTAAAAGAGAATGATAAGACTGCTTTGAAAGAAATATTTCAAGAGCATTATCCTGTTGTATATCGTGCCATATTTCGGATTGTATCTGACCAGGGAATAGCAGAAGATTTGGCTCAAGATGTATTTATGCGATTATGGGAAAAGCGGGATAGGATTGATATTCAAGGAGCATTGGGTGCTTATATTCGCAGAATGGCAGTAAACGAGGCATTGGGGTATTTACGTAAAAATAAAAAATACACCATAGAGGAAGTGGCGGATTATCACAGCCCTCTAACAATTAGTGGTGAAGATACTTATCTTGATAACGAGTTGCAGGCAGAAGTTAATAGGGCAATCGAAACCTTACCGCCAAGGTGCAAAGCGGTATTTATGTTAAGTCGCTTTGAGGAATTGTCTTACAAAGAAATTAGCCAAAAATTAGACATTTCTCCTAAAACTGTCGAAAATCAAATTTCAAAAGCTTTAAAAACGTTACGAAAAGCCTTAAAAAGCTATTTAAGTAGTTTTTTAATTTTTTGTATGTGGTATTTTTAG
- a CDS encoding RNA polymerase sigma factor: MTEQELIERCKRNDRLAQKALYERFSSKMFGVCRRYVKTVENTEEVLMLAFCKVFKKIDTYSGNGSFEGWIRRVMVNESLMFLRKNYRFNEHADISELPVKAVEVNVEDELAAQDILNLLEQLPTGYRTVFNLYVIEGFKHREIAEQLGISINTSKSQLILAKKKLQEMIKKSEQLGSN; the protein is encoded by the coding sequence TTGACGGAGCAAGAACTCATAGAAAGATGTAAGCGCAACGATAGGTTGGCGCAAAAGGCTTTGTACGAGCGGTTCTCTTCCAAAATGTTTGGGGTCTGTAGGCGTTATGTCAAAACAGTCGAAAACACAGAGGAAGTGTTAATGTTAGCTTTTTGCAAAGTGTTTAAAAAAATTGATACCTACTCAGGCAATGGAAGCTTTGAGGGGTGGATCAGACGTGTAATGGTAAATGAATCATTGATGTTTTTGCGAAAAAATTATCGTTTTAATGAGCATGCTGATATTAGCGAATTGCCTGTGAAGGCAGTGGAAGTAAATGTAGAAGATGAATTAGCAGCACAAGATATTTTGAACTTACTGGAACAATTGCCTACTGGGTACAGAACCGTCTTTAACTTGTATGTTATAGAAGGATTCAAGCATAGAGAAATTGCAGAACAACTTGGCATTAGTATTAATACATCTAAATCGCAGTTGATTTTGGCGAAAAAGAAACTACAGGAAATGATTAAAAAATCAGAACAATTGGGAAGCAATTAA
- a CDS encoding DUF4974 domain-containing protein has translation MRNISLLVKDVNKILRETSIHMINKKNIVTVVLLLSFLGLYAQKPSDAQRVNVHFSKVSLKEILAQISADYQVHFSYGNDHLALNEKISFHSEGKSLEKTLEQLFEDNNIIYRTIGSQLVLKPGSNKNKKRNERKKRKKRREAIREERDKETLERGTLFDFDIHSEIIGNKDLSLEEEELRRSPIPTDPIQAINTEEINGVYYRDTLQKEEPNHVDPGKYRNTKTSFGQFSVLPFLSSNRHRSRFNVFSFNLIWGINGGVNGFEFGLVGNSIKRHVHGLQIGGFFNNAEGHLYGAQASAILNVVKGDIVGLQFAGLWNLGGNIYGSQVSILGNIARDLYGMQFGGLSNIATDVYGFQVSGLFNFANGKLYGSQIAGFGNIAWGGKSAVQFAGLFNISAKAQFQIGGFFNSAQSVDGAQLGGLNIGKNVKGVQMGVINTTKELEGFQIGLINHAKKAQGLMLGLINIADSIKGAPIGLINIVNKNGYNRIEVFGTDAMYVNLGAKFGFERYYHILQIGWRVSADNVFTWTAGVGVGTKLNLNKTLHLNFELLTSHVNENDLWTKELNLLNQFKTTLDVRVRDRVSFFVGPVFNALVSGLYNEETQRYGSNIMPYTLFDQTNQKGTNLKLWIGLTAGLRF, from the coding sequence ATGAGAAATATATCCTTATTGGTCAAGGATGTGAATAAAATTTTACGAGAAACAAGCATTCACATGATTAATAAGAAAAATATAGTAACAGTAGTTTTACTGTTATCTTTTTTGGGATTGTATGCACAGAAACCCTCTGATGCACAGAGGGTTAATGTGCATTTTTCAAAAGTTTCTTTAAAAGAAATTTTGGCGCAAATTAGTGCTGATTATCAGGTACATTTTTCGTATGGAAATGACCATTTAGCACTCAATGAAAAAATATCGTTTCACAGCGAAGGTAAAAGCCTAGAAAAAACCTTAGAACAGTTATTTGAGGATAATAATATCATATACAGAACTATTGGTTCTCAATTGGTACTCAAACCTGGCTCGAATAAAAATAAAAAAAGAAACGAACGCAAGAAACGTAAAAAAAGAAGAGAAGCGATACGAGAAGAACGGGATAAAGAAACTCTAGAAAGGGGAACGCTGTTTGATTTTGATATTCATTCTGAAATCATTGGAAACAAAGATTTATCCTTAGAGGAAGAAGAGCTTCGTAGAAGCCCTATTCCTACCGATCCTATTCAGGCAATTAATACAGAGGAGATAAATGGGGTTTATTATCGAGATACGCTACAAAAAGAAGAGCCTAACCATGTAGACCCAGGTAAATACCGAAACACAAAAACTTCCTTTGGGCAATTTTCTGTATTGCCTTTTTTGTCTAGCAATAGACATCGAAGCCGATTTAATGTTTTCTCATTTAATTTGATTTGGGGCATTAATGGTGGTGTGAATGGATTTGAATTTGGTCTAGTTGGAAATAGTATTAAGCGTCACGTACACGGTTTGCAAATCGGAGGCTTTTTTAACAATGCAGAAGGGCATTTGTATGGAGCGCAAGCTTCCGCTATTCTAAATGTTGTTAAAGGCGATATTGTCGGGCTTCAATTTGCAGGGTTGTGGAATTTGGGAGGAAATATATATGGATCTCAAGTCAGTATTTTAGGTAATATAGCTAGAGATTTGTATGGTATGCAGTTTGGAGGATTGAGTAATATCGCAACCGATGTATATGGTTTCCAAGTTTCAGGTTTGTTCAACTTTGCGAATGGTAAATTGTACGGGTCGCAAATTGCTGGCTTTGGCAACATTGCATGGGGAGGGAAAAGTGCTGTTCAGTTTGCAGGTTTGTTTAACATTAGTGCCAAAGCACAATTTCAAATAGGTGGCTTTTTTAATTCTGCTCAATCGGTTGATGGGGCGCAATTAGGAGGTTTGAATATCGGAAAAAATGTTAAAGGGGTGCAAATGGGGGTTATTAATACCACCAAAGAACTGGAAGGTTTCCAAATTGGATTAATTAACCATGCCAAAAAAGCTCAAGGTTTGATGCTTGGCTTAATCAATATAGCAGATAGTATTAAAGGAGCTCCTATTGGACTCATTAATATTGTCAATAAGAACGGATACAACCGAATAGAAGTATTTGGTACGGATGCGATGTATGTTAACTTAGGAGCAAAATTTGGCTTCGAACGTTATTATCATATTTTACAAATAGGATGGCGAGTGAGTGCTGATAATGTTTTTACTTGGACGGCTGGCGTAGGTGTTGGTACCAAACTTAATTTAAACAAAACGCTACATCTTAATTTTGAATTACTTACTTCTCATGTCAATGAGAACGACTTATGGACGAAAGAACTCAATTTACTCAATCAGTTTAAAACAACCTTAGATGTTCGAGTTCGAGATCGAGTTAGCTTTTTTGTAGGACCTGTTTTTAATGCATTAGTCTCTGGTTTATACAATGAAGAAACACAACGATATGGCTCTAATATCATGCCTTACACTTTGTTTGACCAAACGAACCAAAAAGGAACCAATCTTAAATTATGGATAGGTCTTACTGCTGGATTAAGATTCTAA
- a CDS encoding FecR domain-containing protein, whose product MDSNNNKYLTLLSKVLTKSASLEEKEQLEQWANENDAQKAFVEETLEVWNLSKNYAEDLPVDTNRAWDKLEAKLEVKTPQPTIWRSLASYWKAAVIAGLVATSVFWIASRNAVSVETVLEIVETGEQEQKELILPDGSLVLLNENSSLAYAKDFKVRTVDLKGEAFFDVTKKNGQSFEINTSTTKTKVLGTSFNIRAYDQTPVEVAVVTGKVAVESVQEGNKESVLLLPNETVVYDAAVKKMVKTVEPTNNSVAWKTQELVFDNTELGSVIKTLERYFEVKIEGDPKILNCHYTGTFKEPKLGEVFNTIAFTFPTDLEIKKVDEKYILIGQGCE is encoded by the coding sequence ATGGACTCTAACAATAACAAATATCTTACACTCCTTAGTAAAGTACTAACAAAAAGCGCCTCTTTAGAAGAGAAGGAGCAGTTAGAGCAATGGGCAAATGAGAATGATGCACAAAAAGCATTTGTAGAGGAAACGCTAGAAGTTTGGAATTTATCTAAAAATTATGCAGAAGATTTGCCAGTCGATACCAATCGTGCTTGGGATAAATTGGAAGCAAAATTAGAAGTTAAAACACCTCAACCTACTATATGGCGAAGTTTGGCTTCTTATTGGAAAGCTGCGGTAATCGCTGGTTTGGTAGCAACGTCTGTATTTTGGATTGCTTCTCGGAATGCGGTAAGTGTGGAAACTGTTTTGGAAATTGTAGAAACAGGAGAGCAAGAGCAAAAAGAATTAATTCTGCCCGATGGATCGTTGGTGTTGTTGAATGAAAATTCTTCTTTGGCTTATGCTAAAGATTTTAAGGTTCGAACAGTTGATTTAAAAGGAGAGGCATTTTTTGATGTGACAAAAAAGAACGGTCAGTCGTTTGAAATTAATACAAGCACTACAAAAACTAAAGTGTTGGGTACGTCGTTTAATATACGTGCTTATGACCAAACTCCAGTGGAGGTAGCTGTCGTGACAGGAAAAGTTGCTGTAGAAAGCGTTCAAGAAGGAAACAAAGAGTCGGTTCTGTTACTGCCAAATGAAACGGTTGTTTATGATGCAGCAGTTAAAAAAATGGTGAAAACGGTTGAACCAACCAATAATTCCGTGGCTTGGAAAACACAAGAACTAGTTTTTGATAATACGGAATTGGGGAGTGTGATTAAAACGTTGGAACGTTATTTTGAAGTAAAAATTGAGGGAGATCCTAAGATATTAAATTGTCATTATACAGGAACCTTCAAAGAACCAAAACTAGGAGAAGTATTTAATACCATAGCTTTTACGTTTCCAACTGATTTGGAAATCAAGAAAGTAGATGAGAAATATATCCTTATTGGTCAAGGATGTGAATAA
- a CDS encoding peroxiredoxin has protein sequence MDSLKGLFISLSVTFIVIGTLYSGYTYLTHTNQLAWLGNLISFGTGSIYFAGIYLVATPRTSKNMWSTWLLLLLGTSLVIYSTIALSSNYWALILNVCMLGCWCLYTYWATDFSSRDKTLLKIGKKMPLVSFKTPEGAEVSIQQFLGAPAIFLFYRGNWCPFCMAQIKELAQEYQQIKAQGAALVFISPQSPKHTKSLAKKFDIPAQFLIDEDLKAAQKLGLFHSKGTPAGFEVLGYDSDNVLPTLVVTDKEGIIRFADLTDNYRLRPEPSQYLDLLKQL, from the coding sequence ATGGATTCTTTAAAAGGTCTTTTTATTAGCCTCAGCGTCACTTTTATTGTCATTGGCACACTCTATTCTGGCTATACATATCTAACTCATACCAATCAACTAGCTTGGCTTGGTAATCTTATTAGTTTTGGTACAGGCTCCATTTATTTTGCAGGTATTTACCTAGTTGCCACACCAAGAACAAGTAAAAATATGTGGTCGACTTGGTTATTGCTATTATTAGGAACTAGTTTGGTCATATACAGCACCATAGCCCTCTCGAGTAATTATTGGGCACTAATTTTAAATGTATGTATGTTGGGCTGTTGGTGCTTGTATACATATTGGGCAACAGATTTTTCTAGTCGAGACAAAACCTTACTCAAAATTGGGAAAAAAATGCCTTTGGTTTCGTTTAAAACCCCAGAAGGCGCTGAAGTTTCTATTCAACAATTCTTGGGAGCTCCAGCTATTTTTCTATTCTATCGTGGCAACTGGTGTCCGTTCTGCATGGCACAAATCAAAGAATTGGCACAAGAGTATCAGCAAATAAAAGCTCAAGGTGCTGCTTTAGTTTTTATCAGCCCTCAGTCTCCTAAACACACCAAAAGTTTAGCTAAAAAGTTTGACATCCCAGCTCAATTTTTAATTGATGAAGATTTAAAAGCCGCCCAAAAACTTGGTTTGTTTCACTCAAAGGGTACTCCTGCTGGCTTTGAGGTATTAGGATACGACTCTGACAATGTTTTGCCAACACTGGTTGTTACAGATAAGGAAGGAATCATTCGTTTTGCAGACCTAACGGATAATTATCGCTTGCGACCAGAACCTAGCCAATATCTAGACTTGTTGAAACAGCTATAA
- a CDS encoding T9SS type B sorting domain-containing protein — protein MKFFIKCCLLLVLVLSFNTQTKAQAIITVDTIINATCNASADGAIQISVAGVPPFTYQWSNGATTEDVTGLFSGSFVVTVTDGLSGVTVSNVLTVTAPPVINVVADTIINILCAGDSTGSVDLSVSGGVPGYTYIWDNGATTQDVSGLPAGPMNVTVTDANGCTASAKAIGIDSVPPIIVTLDSIDNVTCNGAANGGVFISVTGGRGGTYNYLWSNGATTQNITGLSGGAYSVTVTDSSNCVMLSGPHIVNEPNILAVTFDSLQNVDCNGNGNGAVFITVTGGTANYNFNWSNGATTEDITGLSGGTYSVVVTDANGCVDSTGPHTVNEPAVLTLTLDSIQHIDCNGDADGAVFVTVTGGTTNYTYAWSNSATTQDITGLNGGNYTITVTDANGCTVSDTAYVVNEPPVLVATLDSIVDVSCNGFGNGGVFISVTGGTTNYNFLWSNGVTTEDNPNIGGGSYTVTITDANGCSVTSGPHIVVEPAGMTVTLDSINNVSCNGANDGGVFITVTGGAPNYTYLWSNTATTEDITGLSGGSYIITVTDANGCTVSSGPHVVTEAPALVITLDSIDNVSCNGANDGAVFITATGGTSGYTYAWSNTGSSQNITGLGGGSYTVTVTDAAGCTAVSGPHVVMEPTQLVATLDSINNVSCNGLSDGGVFVSITGGTVPFSYLWSNGATTEDATGLIAGSYTLTVTDTNGCTATTGPHVVTEPTALVITLDSIDNVSCNGAADGGVFITATGGTGSYTYAWSNTGSSQNITGLSGGSYTVTVTDANGCTVSSGPHVVTEAPALVITLDSIDNVSCNGANDGAVFITATGGTGGYIYAWSNTGSSQNITGLGGGSYTVTVTDAAGCTAVSGPHVVTEPTQLVATLDSINNVSCNGLSDGGVFVSITGGTVPFSYLWSNGATTEDATGLIAGSYTLTVTDTNGCTATTGPHIVTEPTALVITLDSIDNVSCNGAADGGVFITATGGTGVYTYAWSNTGSSQNITGLSGGSYTVTVTDANGCTAVSGPHVVTEAPALVITLDSIDNVSCNGANDGAVFITATGGTGGYTYAWSNTGSSQNITGLGGGSYTVTVTDAAGCTVVSGPHVVTEPTQLVATLDSINNVSCNGLSDGGVFVSITGGTVPFSYLWSNGATTEDATGLIAGSYTLTVTDTNGCTATTGPHVVTEPTALVITLDSIDNVSCNGAADGGVFITATGGTGAYTYAWSNTGSSQNITGLSGGSYTVTVTNANGCTAVSGPHVVTEAPALVITLDSIDNVSCNGANDGAVFITATGGTGGYTYAWSNTGSSQNITGLGGGSYTVTVTDAAGCTVVSGPHVVTEPTQLVATLDSINNVSCNGLSDGGVFVSITGGTVPFSYLWSNGATTEDATGLIAGSYTLTVTDTNGCTATTGPHVVTEPTALVITLDSIDNVSCNGAADGGVFITATGGTGAYTYAWSNTGSSQNITGLSGGSYTVTVTDANGCTQTSGPLSVSEPTTLDIVIDSFKNESCFGIIDGFISTTATGGTAPYSYLWNTGATVDDLTNLIAGTYTITVTDTNGCTAIDTVTINDIPTITVTLDGIDSVSCNGLSDGAVSITTTLGAPGYTWLWSTGATTEDLSGVSIGNYTLTVTDALGCTITAGAYTVEEPAILAITLDNSTDVSCNGAADGAVMMTTTGGTSTYTYAWSNGQVTEDITGLSGSSNTVTVTDFNGCTATSGPHIVNEASAIVVTIDNIDSVSCNGAADGAIAISVSGGTPAYSYNWDNGGGTTEDLTNLSGNTYTVTVTDGANCTVTSGPHVVLEPAALNVVITATVPLEGCLGEPFGALDAAASGGTGTATYQWSNSITTASNAGLNTGIYTVTVTDANGCTATAVDSIQDPVRPVVNPFVGQAFVTDTTVNWGDIININAGNDQTSNGVNYTWEDVTNLGDVNFGSNTASATSIRPEPTTSGTYTLLVTATSADGCVDTGSVYVTVNINDLLGIPTAFTPNGDGVNDYFRPANLDPQFIVEYKIYNRWGQLLFDDTNTTNQWDGRFNGVDQPTEVYIYLLRYQVPGQDARILRGEFTLLR, from the coding sequence ATGAAATTTTTCATTAAATGCTGTTTGTTGTTAGTCCTTGTGTTGTCATTCAACACTCAAACAAAGGCACAAGCAATTATAACAGTAGATACCATTATTAATGCAACATGTAATGCTTCGGCAGATGGAGCCATTCAGATTAGTGTTGCAGGAGTACCGCCATTTACCTATCAATGGAGTAATGGAGCAACTACAGAAGATGTAACAGGTTTGTTTTCTGGTTCCTTTGTTGTGACTGTTACCGATGGTTTAAGTGGGGTAACCGTCTCTAACGTCCTAACGGTTACAGCACCACCTGTTATTAATGTTGTAGCAGACACGATTATTAATATCCTATGTGCAGGTGATTCGACGGGATCTGTTGATTTATCCGTATCGGGAGGTGTACCTGGATATACTTACATTTGGGACAATGGAGCAACCACACAGGATGTGTCAGGTTTGCCCGCAGGACCAATGAATGTAACGGTAACCGACGCCAATGGATGTACAGCTTCGGCTAAAGCAATTGGAATAGATAGTGTACCTCCGATTATTGTGACTTTGGATTCTATCGACAATGTTACTTGTAATGGAGCAGCCAATGGAGGTGTTTTTATTAGTGTGACAGGAGGAAGAGGAGGAACCTACAACTATTTGTGGAGCAATGGAGCGACTACACAAAATATAACGGGTCTTAGTGGCGGTGCCTATTCGGTGACAGTGACTGATTCTAGCAATTGCGTCATGCTTTCGGGACCACATATTGTGAACGAACCGAATATACTTGCGGTAACGTTTGATTCATTGCAAAATGTAGATTGTAATGGAAATGGTAATGGAGCCGTTTTTATAACTGTAACAGGAGGAACTGCGAATTATAATTTTAATTGGTCGAATGGAGCAACAACAGAAGATATTACAGGATTATCTGGAGGTACTTATTCTGTTGTGGTAACGGATGCCAATGGTTGTGTAGATAGCACAGGACCTCATACTGTAAATGAACCAGCTGTTTTAACGTTGACCCTAGATTCTATTCAGCATATAGACTGTAACGGTGATGCTGATGGAGCTGTCTTTGTAACCGTGACAGGGGGGACTACCAATTATACTTATGCTTGGTCAAACTCAGCCACGACTCAAGATATTACAGGGCTAAATGGAGGAAATTACACCATTACAGTAACGGATGCGAATGGTTGTACAGTAAGTGATACAGCTTATGTTGTAAATGAACCACCTGTATTAGTGGCTACTTTAGATTCTATTGTAGATGTGAGTTGTAATGGTTTTGGAAATGGAGGTGTCTTTATTAGTGTAACAGGAGGAACAACGAATTATAACTTCTTATGGAGCAATGGAGTAACAACAGAAGATAATCCCAACATAGGAGGTGGTAGTTATACCGTTACGATCACGGATGCCAATGGTTGTTCTGTTACATCTGGTCCACATATCGTTGTGGAGCCAGCAGGGATGACGGTGACCTTAGATTCTATTAACAATGTGAGTTGTAATGGGGCAAATGATGGAGGCGTGTTCATTACAGTAACAGGAGGAGCACCAAACTATACTTATTTGTGGTCGAATACAGCAACAACAGAAGATATTACAGGTTTAAGTGGAGGTAGTTATATTATTACGGTAACGGATGCGAATGGTTGTACGGTTAGTTCAGGACCACATGTAGTAACCGAAGCTCCTGCCTTGGTCATCACTTTAGACTCTATCGACAATGTAAGTTGTAATGGAGCAAATGATGGAGCCGTATTTATCACAGCAACAGGCGGCACAAGTGGATATACCTATGCATGGTCAAATACAGGCAGCAGTCAAAACATTACAGGTTTAGGCGGTGGTTCATACACCGTGACAGTAACGGATGCGGCAGGCTGTACGGCAGTATCAGGACCACACGTTGTGATGGAACCTACGCAACTAGTAGCGACTTTGGATTCTATTAATAATGTCAGTTGTAATGGCTTGAGTGATGGTGGTGTATTTGTAAGTATTACAGGTGGAACAGTACCCTTCAGTTATTTGTGGAGCAATGGAGCGACGACAGAAGATGCAACAGGTTTAATTGCAGGATCGTATACCTTGACCGTAACGGATACCAATGGTTGTACGGCAACAACAGGACCACATGTAGTAACAGAGCCAACTGCTTTGGTTATCACCTTAGATTCTATCGATAATGTAAGTTGTAATGGAGCAGCTGACGGAGGTGTGTTTATCACAGCAACAGGCGGAACAGGATCGTATACTTATGCATGGTCGAATACAGGCAGTAGCCAAAACATTACAGGTTTGAGTGGCGGTTCGTACACCGTAACGGTAACGGATGCGAATGGTTGTACGGTTAGTTCAGGACCACATGTAGTAACCGAAGCCCCTGCCTTGGTCATCACTTTAGACTCTATCGACAATGTAAGTTGTAATGGAGCAAATGATGGAGCCGTATTTATCACAGCAACAGGCGGCACAGGTGGGTATATCTATGCATGGTCGAATACAGGCAGCAGTCAAAACATCACTGGTTTGGGTGGTGGTTCATACACCGTGACAGTAACGGATGCGGCAGGCTGTACGGCAGTATCAGGACCACACGTTGTGACGGAACCTACGCAACTAGTAGCGACTTTGGATTCTATTAATAATGTCAGTTGTAATGGCTTGAGTGATGGTGGTGTATTTGTAAGTATTACAGGTGGAACAGTACCATTCAGTTATTTGTGGAGTAATGGAGCAACAACCGAAGATGCAACAGGTTTAATTGCAGGATCGTATACTTTGACCGTAACGGATACCAATGGTTGTACGGCAACAACAGGACCACATATAGTAACAGAGCCAACTGCTTTGGTTATCACCTTAGATTCTATCGATAATGTAAGTTGTAATGGAGCAGCTGACGGAGGTGTGTTTATCACAGCAACAGGTGGAACAGGAGTATACACTTATGCATGGTCGAATACAGGCAGTAGCCAAAACATCACAGGTTTGAGTGGCGGTTCGTACACTGTAACGGTAACGGATGCCAATGGATGTACAGCGGTATCAGGACCACATGTAGTGACCGAAGCCCCTGCCTTGGTCATCACTTTAGACTCTATCGACAATGTAAGTTGTAATGGAGCAAATGATGGAGCCGTATTTATCACAGCAACAGGCGGCACAGGTGGGTATACCTATGCATGGTCGAATACAGGCAGCAGTCAAAACATTACAGGTTTAGGCGGTGGTTCATACACCGTTACAGTAACAGATGCGGCAGGCTGTACGGTAGTATCAGGACCACACGTTGTGACGGAACCTACGCAACTAGTAGCGACTTTGGATTCTATTAATAATGTCAGTTGTAATGGCTTGAGTGATGGTGGTGTATTTGTAAGCATTACAGGTGGAACAGTACCATTCAGTTATTTATGGAGCAATGGAGCGACGACAGAAGATGCAACAGGTTTAATTGCAGGATCGTATACCTTAACCGTAACGGATACCAATGGTTGTACGGCAACAACAGGACCACATGTAGTAACAGAGCCAACTGCTTTGGTTATCACCTTAGATTCTATCGATAATGTAAGTTGTAATGGAGCAGCTGATGGAGGTGTGTTTATCACAGCAACAGGCGGAACAGGAGCATACACTTATGCATGGTCGAATACAGGCAGCAGTCAAAATATTACAGGTTTGAGTGGTGGTTCGTACACCGTAACGGTAACGAATGCCAATGGATGTACAGCGGTATCAGGACCACATGTAGTGACCGAAGCCCCTGCCTTGGTCATCACTTTAGACTCTATCGACAATGTAAGTTGTAATGGAGCAAATGATGGAGCCGTATTTATCACAGCAACAGGCGGCACAGGTGGGTATACCTATGCATGGTCGAATACAGGCAGCAGTCAAAACATTACAGGTTTAGGCGGTGGTTCATACACCGTTACAGTAACAGATGCGGCAGGCTGTACGGTAGTATCAGGACCACACGTTGTGACGGAACCTACGCAACTAGTAGCGACTTTGGATTCTATTAATAATGTCAGTTGTAATGGCTTGAGTGATGGTGGTGTATTTGTAAGCATTACAGGTGGAACAGTACCATTCAGTTATTTATGGAGCAATGGAGCGACGACAGAAGATGCAACAGGTTTAATTGCAGGATCGTATACCTTAACCGTAACGGATACCAATGGTTGTACGGCAACAACAGGACCACATGTAGTAACAGAGCCAACTGCTTTGGTTATCACCTTAGATTCTATCGATAATGTAAGTTGTAATGGAGCAGCTGACGGAGGTGTGTTTATCACAGCAACAGGCGGAACAGGAGCATACACTTATGCATGGTCAAATACAGGCAGTAGCCAAAACATCACAGGTTTGAGTGGCGGTTCATACACCGTAACGGTAACGGATGCCAATGGATGTACACAGACAAGTGGACCTCTTAGTGTAAGTGAACCTACAACTTTAGATATTGTCATAGATAGTTTTAAAAATGAAAGCTGTTTTGGTATTATTGATGGATTTATCAGTACGACAGCTACAGGAGGAACAGCGCCATATAGCTACTTATGGAATACAGGTGCTACCGTAGATGATCTTACGAACTTAATAGCAGGAACGTATACCATTACAGTAACCGATACCAATGGCTGTACTGCTATAGATACTGTTACGATTAATGATATTCCTACAATAACCGTTACACTAGATGGAATTGATTCAGTTTCTTGTAATGGATTGAGCGATGGAGCTGTTTCTATAACAACGACTTTAGGCGCACCTGGCTATACTTGGTTGTGGAGCACAGGAGCAACGACGGAAGACTTAAGTGGCGTTTCAATAGGAAATTATACCTTAACTGTAACAGATGCATTGGGTTGTACCATAACTGCTGGAGCTTATACGGTGGAGGAACCAGCCATTCTGGCAATTACGTTAGACAATAGTACTGATGTCAGTTGTAATGGGGCTGCAGATGGTGCTGTCATGATGACAACAACAGGGGGAACAAGTACCTACACGTATGCTTGGTCTAATGGTCAAGTGACAGAAGACATTACAGGATTAAGTGGTAGCTCTAATACGGTGACCGTAACGGATTTTAATGGTTGTACCGCAACATCAGGACCACATATTGTAAATGAGGCAAGCGCAATTGTTGTCACAATAGACAATATTGATTCGGTAAGCTGTAATGGAGCAGCGGATGGAGCGATTGCTATTTCCGTATCAGGAGGAACACCTGCTTATTCTTACAACTGGGATAACGGAGGAGGAACAACTGAAGATTTGACGAATTTGAGTGGTAATACTTATACTGTAACGGTGACGGATGGAGCTAATTGTACGGTAACATCAGGACCACATGTTGTCTTAGAACCAGCAGCATTAAATGTAGTAATAACAGCAACTGTTCCTTTGGAAGGATGTCTGGGAGAACCATTTGGTGCTTTGGATGCAGCGGCATCAGGCGGAACGGGAACCGCTACTTATCAGTGGTCAAATAGTATAACAACGGCATCTAATGCAGGTTTAAATACAGGAATTTATACTGTTACAGTAACGGATGCGAATGGTTGTACTGCAACAGCGGTAGATTCTATACAAGACCCTGTTCGACCAGTTGTCAATCCATTTGTTGGGCAAGCATTTGTAACCGATACGACAGTTAATTGGGGAGATATTATTAATATTAATGCAGGAAATGACCAGACATCAAACGGTGTTAATTATACTTGGGAAGATGTTACTAATTTGGGTGATGTGAATTTTGGTAGTAATACAGCGTCTGCCACAAGCATTCGACCAGAACCAACAACATCAGGAACATATACTTTATTAGTAACAGCAACATCAGCCGATGGTTGTGTGGATACAGGTTCGGTTTATGTGACTGTTAATATCAATGATTTGTTGGGAATTCCAACTGCTTTTACTCCTAATGGAGACGGCGTTAATGATTATTTCCGACCAGCAAACTTAGATCCACAATTTATTGTAGAATACAAGATTTATAATCGTTGGGGACAATTGCTCTTTGACGATACGAATACAACGAATCAGTGGGATGGTCGTTTTAATGGAGTCGATCAGCCGACAGAAGTATACATTTATTTATTGCGTTATCAGGTTCCAGGGCAAGATGCGCGTATATTGAGAGGCGAGTTTACATTACTTCGATAA